TGTAAAAATACACTTATTCCCGATGCGTCCGGCGCCCTGAAGAGGCAAGTTAGCCCAAGATCTCAAGAGGGGGACGAAGAATAATACACTCTGCAAACTCCTGCAAACTCAGCTCCCGAATGCCATTGACATGTGGAACACGGCCCTGCACAGCACCCTTCACAGTTTCATAGGCACGGCCAAGTAGGCCCTTGTGCGCAACAACATGCGTGGCCAACTTGGCCTCGAGCTTAATAACACCAATCCGGGGGTCGGAGGGTCCACCATCGTGCACACCATCACCCATATCACCAAGCCATGCCTTGAGTGCGGGTGAGTAATACTTCTTCACAACAGCGGGATCACCAATCACTGATGCAGTGCCGGAGATGGAGGCCCAGGCTCCACTAATGGGATCGAGGAACGACATGTTGGTTTCTTTGGGGTGCACGGTAAGATCCATTGTTTTGCCAGAGAAGAGGTTGGTGTGGAAAATGAGGTCGATGCCGCCGTTCTCCTGGTTTTGGGTGATGGATTAGCAGGCTGTTCCTTTGCTGTGATTATGTTCGTACCGTCGCGGCTAATGCCATGCACCGGGAGGCCAGGAATTCTCCCTCTGACTGCTTGGTTGTCAGCATGCCGAATTTAACTTGGTTGATAAATTCAACCAGCTCTTCGATCTTCTGAGGGAGAGGCGG
The nucleotide sequence above comes from Penicillium digitatum chromosome 1, complete sequence. Encoded proteins:
- a CDS encoding FMN-binding split barrel-like protein gives rise to the protein MSTADATINTNTGNHPVDPYKTQNFEDPPLPQKIEELVEFINQVKFGMLTTKQSEGEFLASRCMALAATENGGIDLIFHTNLFSGKTMDLTVHPKETNMSFLDPISGAWASISGTASVIGDPAVVKKYYSPALKAWLGDMGDGVHDGGPSDPRIGVIKLEAKLATHVVAHKGLLGRAYETVKGAVQGRVPHVNGIRELSLQEFAEWRRTHRE